The Episyrphus balteatus chromosome 4, idEpiBalt1.1, whole genome shotgun sequence genome includes a window with the following:
- the LOC129919442 gene encoding uncharacterized protein LOC129919442 isoform X1 — protein sequence MYQYVLIGVLFSAIAINASPAGGKRPGADDLNVAQEARRLVHQANWASVATISSDSANTGYPMVNLLSTADSKVGADSSGEIYFYMMGVDKVARDVRKDNKISFMFTDAQEGECNKRGDDPWSHKCARTLITGQVKRLEEGTDEHARGLEAFLSRHPTASHWPKIPVPDHDFYLCKLEVTDVMVFGQYGYRHATPAEYAAGTDAVNVANAIHA from the exons ATGTATCAATACGTACTCATTGGAGTTTTGTTCTCGGCTATTGCCATCAATGCTAGTCCAGCTGGAGGAAAACGTCCTGGAGCTGATGACTTGAATGTTGCCCAAGAGGCACGTCGCTTAGTTCATCAAGCTAATTGGGCATCAGTGGCAACTATTTCGTCAGATTCTGCAAATACTGGTTATCCAATGGTTAATCTTTTGTCAACTGCTGATAGCAAAGTTGGAGCTGATTCATCTGGAGAAATTTACTTTTACATGATGGGAGTGGACAAGGTTGCCAGGGATGTTAGAAAAGACAACAAAATCAGTTTCATGTTTACCGATGCTCAAGAAGGTGAATGCAATAAGCGCGGTGATGATCCATGGTCACACAAATGTGCCAGAACTTTGATTACAGGACAAGTTAAGAGG ttggaaGAAGGAACTGATGAACATGCTCGTGGTTTGGAAGCATTCTTAAGCCGTCACCCAACTGCTTCCCACTGGCCTAAAATTCCTGTTCCCGATc ATGACTTCTATCTTTGCAAATTAGAAGTTACTGACGTTATGGTCTTCGGCCAATACGGTTACAGGCACGCAACACCTGCGGAATATGCCGCTGGTACTGATGCAGTAAATGTCGCAAATGCGATTCATGCTTAA